The segment ATTCTCAAATGCATAATTATCATAAAGGGATaatgatatattaattaagCGTATGAAGTTTCAAATTTCACAATGAGTATCGCAGCTTTAATATTTATCGATCATCTGTTATAACAATACGCTCAAGTGTCTCGGTGTATGTTGCCAGGGATTTGCTGAATTATCCATTAAATGATGACATGAGAactaaaatcttataaaaaaggTGTCAATGTTATGATcatgaaaatcatgaaatattggTTCAGTTTTACAAAGTTTAAAAGGATTGTGAGTATGAACTCAGAGTTGTAAAAATTGCTTGTTGACTCAATTTATGACATAAATATACCGAAAGTGACATAAACCCTTATATTCTTGTAAGGTTTTAGATTTCATATCATgttttaatgtatatatatgtcAGTAAATTCATAGCATACATTCATTGAGGTATTTGACTGTCTTGTTATTGATATCTAAAcaacttaattaataaaaattaaagataaaacatCAAtctgttaaaataaataaagtttagacacttaatatatgaatattcaTGAGAAAGAAAAACCCTAGCCACCGTTATCTCAGCGCACGATAAATAAAAGAATCTCTCTCTCCGTTTCTCTTTCATCGTCTGCTTCTTCACTCTCTATCCATCAGGCATTAACCTTCTTCAACAGCAACCATTTTGGCTCTAATCCTCacctcctctctttctttttcaccatttgagagggttaatccttttttaaaatatcaaaaagttGTTGTGATCGAGCAATATGATTTTGCTTGGCTCGAAGAACGATTGCAAGTCAAGCTCTGTATAATCATTTCTAAGTTCGTTAGGTCGATGCTGGCTTATTGCGATCACTGCCGATTGACACGAGCATCGTTCAAGCTATTGAACCCAGGGGTTTTCAAGTAATGCATGATCGCATGAGAATGCTTGACACCAACCAAGCTTGCCCCAATTCGATAAAATTGCAAAACATTGTCTCCCTTGTGGACCAAAATTATAAGTCATCAATTGGATTAAAACGTCAATTTCTTTCTGCGTGAGTAGAGTTTTTTAAAGTGCTAAAATAAAAGTCCTTAAAGTATAGTCTTAAAATTGGgaattttatttggattttttatgtttacggcctcaaataataataacaataatgataAATTGGACCCTTGCGGTGATTGTTTCTTGTTTGAAGTATAAGGAAAGCTATTTGAGTAAAGTATTTTCCAATAtgttagcatatatatatatatatatatatatatatatatatttcccaATAGGTTACccttacaaaataaataagtttgaaGTTAAAGGGTGTTCAgagttttttacatttttttttaattagaatgttAGTTCAGGAGCATCTTTCATCTTTATATAATGTCTTTCAGCATGCAAAAATATCTTactatcatctttttttttgtgcaacGCGTGTCTTTAATAGTGGTCTGGTTTGTCGTCGATGaacatttcttgtttttttttctctctcttcttcttcaaaaattaCAACTCGATCCTTCTAGTTGTTGGTATTTCAACTCCAatctatattcttttaatttatgatttttggtattggtatttttatagaagttttattatttttcaatttcataattgaatctcaatttatcaaatatcatattcttcaatttggtctttcttctttagattttcaattttttaccttGATCCTTCTatgaaagttttattattttttaatttcatttttcaattcaaattgatggttttatgtttttcaatttagtactcattgttttgatttctttttttttttttgtaaaagttattattcttttcaatttcaccatttaattacaatattgtttttattttttatgtcaattttgaacctcattattttagattttctcTTATCctttaactaaattaattttttaatttcatctttcaattaaatataaattttaattttaattttgattattattattgtaattgatatttttaaatttttttttgtataattaagatctttttaacaatatattttatcctttaatatttattgattgaaaattgaacattataatttttttagttgatatgagttttttttttaaaaaaaaatcttataattctttttagtttttttttatcaagttatttcATTCACATAATTTAATCTATGTATTTGATAAGATATCCCAAATTGATTCAATCCTAATTAGAGTTGTTACAGGTTTTTCATgacctattttttatattttttttttattctatttcagGATTTCAACATTATTCAAATTGGACCCCTCTCTCAGAATGATATATCCAGGCCTTGAAGATCACCCTCAGCACAATCTCTTGGACTCCATCCGCAGCAAAGGTTACGGGTTTGGTGCGCTTATCTTCATTGACATGGTAACTGCTGAGAAGGCCAACCTTTTGATGGACAAATTGGAAAACAAATACAACTTTGGGTTCATAGCAGTTAGCTTGGGCTGCTCTGAGAATTAATCTCATGGCCGCCTCTGGTAGCAGCACCAGTAGTGAAATGGATCCTGAAACAATGAAACGCCTTGGCATTACACCAGGGCTGATCATAAGGTACTTTGGACCAGAAATGGAACCAATTCAAAAACGCATACGAAGAAATGAAGGAGTGATTTGTGCTAGAAAGATCCTCCACTCTActgtttgataatataataaagaaaaatgcatCTTCCTCTTGTAAGAggtctctaaaaatatataaataaatattgtgtCCTGCGCGCATAAGGACTTGTTAGAAAGGAGATCCATGATAATCAAAGATCTGATGGATCTTTTAAATGTGCTCAGATTTaagtctgtttatttttttattttaaatttttttttagaaaaagttaatttaaaaaaaattattgtaaattatttttaaatatttttaaattattttaatgtattaatataaaaaataatttttaaaaataaaaaatattattttttcattcacaAGCATCGTACTCTGGATGTAAGAATTACAGAAAAtcccaaaaaatatttctttcgcCTTTTGTCTTCTGTCTCCATCTGACAGCTTCTCCAGTTTTCGATCCTACAGATTCGAAGGAATTTTACTATTCTGCAGACAAAAAGAGGTGTCTTTGTCTCTGTGTATAAGAGACAAGCGATGTCTGAAGAGACCAAGTACGTGGAGCTTTGTAAGGGTATAAATGGCCTTGACAAGATCATCTTGCGTGAGGTTCGAGGCTGCTCTGCGGAGGTATATTTCTCTCTTTATCTATCTCTTGATTTGGTGTAATTAATGAAACCCAATTGcccttttcttcatttctttgcaAATCTagtgcttttctttttatcctttctGGACTTTGATTGGTTTTGTATCGTTTGAAATGGCAGTGGTGCTTCATTCTGGATGTTAGATCTGAACCCATTTGAATAGGCTAGATGTTATGGCTGATTATGAATCCAAgttggtttcttttttgttaatcttGTAGATTTGATAGCTGCTGTTACTGAGATGTAtcgaaaaacaagaaattttggCAGTATTGAGCTAGAccattgttttgttttccttacTAAAGGAATCATAAATGCCCCCACTTGCATTGATCTCCAGTGCATTCTTTGTGTACTGTTTTCTCTATTGTTCGAGAAGAAAGCTTGTTGATTAGAGTGGTTTTATGACCAGGTATACTTGTTTGGAGGTCATGTCACATCCTGGAAGAATGAACATGGGGAAGAATTGCTTTTTGTTAGTAGCAAGGTACATCCGGTTACTGTGATATATAAGCTGTACATTTGAGCAACCATGATGAATTTCAGCAATTCTTTTGAGTCAATTGTAGCTGTTTACCGTTAGTTTATAGaaataatttactttatttGTTCAGTAATTGGTGTAATTCCATTCCAGTGGTTTTTCAAATGTGGCTTGTTGCTTAACTCTGTCTGTGTGCTGATGAAGTACAGAATGTTAGAAGAATATTAGAAAGTAACCATACACTCATGTTTGTTGAATTGCAAGTCAAGATGCTTCAAAAAGTCATTTTGTGAAAACATTATGGTATCGGGAAATGTTTGCAACTTTGTGGTGAGATTTCTGCTAATATAACTAGAAGGTGACTATTGGCCTAATAAACAAGTCACATATATATACATCTCTATTCGCCGTCCGTAGTAGGGGTATCTCTGAAAATTTTATGAGCATACCACTTTAATTTATATCCTTGGTACAAACGATGAAGGGATTAATGTAGGATTTATTAGCCTGTGACTGTGGAATCATTGGTGGAAACATAGTCTCACATTTTACTCTCTGTAGAGGGGAAGTTTACTGacttgaaataatttaattgccCTGATCTCCTATTTATAATAAAGTCCAGGATTTTCTAGAGATATTACATAAATTCTTTGATGAATAGAAGACCTAAAATGCATAAAAACTttgaccataggttcctaggaAAATGCACTTCATTATTCTggataatcaaaaaaattaattctaacatTGAAGAATATTGGGCTTTGAAActtaaattttacatttttacaGCTTAGTTGAACCTTTTTTTACCTTAGATACCTTAGATTCCAccatagaaaaagaaaggtgtATGACAAAGATGTTTCCAAATGATTAGAGTAAGGTAGTTGAAATGGAGAACTGGATAGGAATCCATGTCTTTTACATCATTTAGACGCACAGTCTTAATGTGCAGTTCCATTAATGtcatcaaatttcttttttgaaagtGTTATGATGTATTAAAACTCGGACACTTTATTTCATGCTCTCTTcgttattaataaatttgattgcTTCTTTTTATGGGTTTGGCATTATATAAGCTTTAGTGCTTAATAAATTGTAATCTTATCCATCTTCTATTTCAGATGGGTATGCTACTCAAAGATGATGGCAATCAGTCATATGTCATAGTCATTTCTTGTTACTAGATTTGGCTAATgcattctttttttgtaaactaTATTGGTGGTTTGTGCAGGCTATATTTAAGCCTCCAAAGGCTATCCGTGGAGGTATTCCAATCTGCTTTCCTCAAGTATGTCTGTCTCTTATGTTAACTAATCATATTTTgccattaaaattatcttttcaaattaaatttattggcaTATGCAGTTCAGCAAtcttggttctcttgaaccacATGGATTTGCAAGGACCAGGTTTTGGTCTATTGATAATGACCCCCCACCTTTCCCAACAAATAGCTCCAACAAGGCCTTCATTGACTTAATACTTAAACACTCTGAAGAAGATGTGAAGATCTGGCCTCACAGGTGCGTGACTCAAATTTCATTATGAGTTTAATGCAGTTCAACTTGTCTTGTGATGCATTACTTAAACAACATTTGAAGCAAATTATTTGTTtccatttcaaaaaacaaaagcaggTAAAGCTTCATTCAGTATGATAGAACAGTCtgtaatgtgattttttttgctgAAGTTGGATCTAGTTTTACAGCGATAGATATTTTGTAATCGTATGGTGCACGATTGGAGCTTGTATAGTTGTATGCCTTGCAATATTAActtatagaaatatttttatattaagatatttgcATCTGTGTATTTTTGGGTTGCCAGTTCTTCTAATTGCCAAGTGATGCGAAATACATACAAATTATTTACAGATACGAATTTCGCCTACGGATAACTTTGGGTCCTGGAGGAGATTTGATGTTGACCTCTCGCATTCGAAATACAAATACTGATGGGAAATCTTTCACGTTTACATTTGCGTACCACACATATTTTCATGTTACGGATATCAGGTTCTTtgacaatatttatttattgctggCATCTTTAGGTCCTTTTTTTGTAAGCTAAGTAGTTTATTGGGTTTTTACTTATTTTGCAGCGATTTTTAACTTTGTTCATTGTGTAATactctttatctttttctttgtaaaatcaCCATTTTGAGTAGAAATGTTAATGCATAATTGATGAATTGAACAAagtcatattttttattctctctgtGACGGGTGGATATATAATGATGGCATCAgtatgttttgaattctttgttGATTCAGTCACATGTTGGTTTTGTCTAGTGAAGTGAGGGTAGAAGGACTTGAAACACTAGATTATTTGGATAATCTGAAGAACAGAGAACGATTCACTGAACAAGGAGATGCAATAGTCTTCGAATCAGAAGTCAGTATCTGTTTTTTACAGAAATGCTGATTATTTTCAGTACCCTTTCAGGTTCTATTCATACAAATATTCTGTGGTACttgtttctattcttttttatgaAGGTGGACAAAGTATATCTCAGAACACCTACCAAAATTGCTGTTCTGGACCATGAAAGGAAGAGAACATTTGAATTGCGGAAAGATGGACTTCCTGATGCTGGTGAGTGAAAATTTTGTTTGCATGCATATCATAGTGCTAGGCCGCTAGCAAGCAATGTTGTAGAGACTCTATTGAGATTTGGGAAATGCATAACATTCTTATCTTGCTGCATTAGCTGCTATTGCTGTATGTTCATATGTCAAGTGTAAATGTTCTTCTAAATTTGTAATGGTTGGCATGCACCTTTGAAAGTTTCTCAGAGCTGTCAGTGGATTAGAGCTTgtagtttgaaattttatttagattgtGCGATCCAAGGGTCTGCGGAGGAGAGCTCTAATTGCATCTTGGTAGAAGTCCCTTGTTTGATTTCCATAAACCGTGGTCTTGACATCATTAAATGACAacattcttcttttttgtgcTGTTTCAAAATAATCTTTGTTTCAAATGATTGAACACATGCTGTTTTGGTCATTTGTGGGTGAACTTGAACTAATCAAGTGTGCGTAGGAAACCACAAGTTTTCTGTGGGAACTTTGATTGTTCTCAGTCAATATAAGTAATTAAGTATAGTTATTCCCCCCTGCAGTGGTTTGGAATCCCTGGGATAAGAAAGCAAAGACCATACCTGATCTTGGTGATGACGAGTACAAGCATATGCTGTGTGTAGAGGCTGCTTGTGTGGAAAAGCCCATTACTTTGAAACCTGGTGAAGAGTGGAGAGGAAGGCAGGAGCTCTCTGCTGTTCCTTCTAGTTACTGCAGCGGACAGCTTAATCCAGAAAGTGCGATCTTAAGTGAGGATATAGGACCTGCATGATGCACCTCTTTTACAGGTATGTAGCTGAAGCCAAACCTTAAAATTGAAACATGTAACTCGTTTATCATTTCTTGAGAAGCAATAATGTTAAAAAGGGAGGATTGGCGTGAAAACTTGAGCATCTCAATGTCCTGAACATGAAGGGATTCACCTATCTTTAGGTGTAATGTTTACACCTGTTCCCCCTGTTTTGAAGTATGGGCATTTTGCATTATGCTGGATCTCAATTTGGTTCGTTTACGtatgaatgcatgtttgtgCATGCATTTTTGAGTATTAGTCTTCTAGCGCAATTTTGACTGTTGTATTTTTTGGCATGTTTTATATGGcgcaaaaattattgaaagatatgaatttttaaaattgactttGAATCTTGGTCCATCctaatcatattatattttcctTTATTAATTCACGTGTTGCTCTAGAATTGTGCTCCTGTTCTTTTGTGAGAgctttttgtttgatagttatAAACAAATTTTTGCAGTTGCTCTTTTGGCATTGTGCATTTAGCGCTTCTGGTGGATTCTTGCCAGTATTTTTGGAGGCAGGGTTCAAAAGGCCAAGTAAATGAAGTCAATTGTGAAGATATCTAATTTGTATTTTGCCAACTTCGTTGACTTCTACTTAAAGTAAAACGAATGAatggaagaagagaaggaaagcaTCTAGGTTTCTAGGTTTCATCCTCttctttttacccttttttcctgtcttgttttttaaatgattgcAATTGTTTTAGTTGAACAATAATATCctttgatttattgaaattcTGTCTTGTATAATGAAATCTCAACTCTTGGCAATGCAAGTAGCAGAATTCTAGTTTCAGCTGAGTTGGTTTCGTAAATTCAGATACTTTGTGAGCCTTGTTGTTTCACTCTAAACTCATCAAAGTCTGCACCTTTCCATTTTAATATACGTTACATGAAAGCAAACATGAATAAGTTTCTGGTCTTGGCTTGATCATGATATATGAACCCAACTATGaagaaacttttttttcccctgatgAACAGCTTCAGTGATCCAGATAACAAAACTCGATGGTGTTTTGTTTACATGTCTGACAACAAAACTACCATCCAGATAACAAGCATTGTTCACGAGCACCTTTCTGGAGTGATTAGCTGCAATCTGGCTGATATATAGTCTTCGTTATGGATGATTTCAGAGTAAATTTTGTTTGTAGCTTTCACATGAATgctaaatattttgtttcaagCAATCAATACTGAGTCCCACTTGCTGTTTGTTGGAACAATCTCCCAATCTAATACAATTTCAATAATTGTCTGCTGCTCTTGTCGAAGTAAAGTTGGCTTTGCGGCTGACTTTGTAGGCCGACCTTCCACGGAATCTTCACTGGCCATCAAAATTGATGCAGGATtagtttttttagagttttgacTCCAATATGGCATGCTCAGGATTGATGCACGACCCTCCAAGCTGGAAAGTGTGAAGGGAACAAGTGAATTgctgtaaaaataatatttttccaacTTACAATAGATCTTCAATATTAAGATTGAACgccaaatatttgattaaaaaatgtaTCAAGATTTTTTAGTAATGAGGAAATACTAAAACATTTCCCTCCACCACTAACATTAGCATAACTATGCCttgtaattttcaattatatggtattttatagcCTTGTGCATACCAACCATTTCTAATAGCCTTCTTCCTTGATTgtaattttgatgtttaatttctcaataaaataaaataaaacaagaaaataaaggaggaaaaagaagaagcattgTCGTTAAATCCGAGAAATTCATAACTCAAACCAAaacattgatttgaaaaaatataattaactaagTAAAACTCAGGgcataacatgaaaaaataactaaaaattattattttaataaaaatattaatctgataaactataaatatatcaatatttttattaaataataaaaatattgatctaataaATGAATGACATactcttccaaaaaaaaaaataatgtttgctCCTtgcatttttattatgtttgatattgtcgtatgaaatatttttttattttaaaatatattaaaataactttttatttttttatcaaacaaattaatatcataaaaattattaaataaaatatcaatttaatattttattaagtaaaatatactttaaaaatacattaaaaaacagCCGCACTCTAATATTATAGAAATTGAAAGGCTAAGTGTGTTAAATGTCGATTTAAAAGTgtgataaatattgttttttaaaatatttttttatttaaaaatatattaaaataatattttttttatttttttaaaaaaattatttttcattttagtacatcaaaataataaaaaaattattttaaaacttaaaaaattaaaataaattaaaagcgtGATTGGCAACACCTAACATGACCAAAATAGCATATGCATTCCAAAACGGTGAggttttattaagttttttattattattattattaatgagatTTCAATtccttatttaataaaaataaaaatgtcactcgaaaacccaaaaaaattaaaacagagaaagagagaggaaacctcaaaatgaattgaattgaaatccCAAAAAAATGTGATTTCTAGTGAGAGAAAGTGAAAGCAACGAATTATTAAGCCAAGCTGCCAGCACTTTATACATAGTTTAGTGCAAGAGAGAAGAAGGAAGCTTCTTAGCTACTACTGCATCGAATTTGATTTCTCTCGGAATCTGAAAAACTTTCCAGCTCCAAACAAGGTCAGACCCATAAAAAGCTTTCTCTCTAGAATCTCACATATTCCAAATCTCTCCCCCTCGGTTGTATTAATCATTTTAGAAGAAACCCATTATTTTAAGCTCTTTAGCTTTACTGGGTGATCTCTGGAAAGTTGGAATTGATAGCTTCTCCTTGGAAAAGGAGGGGTTTTTGATAGAGTTTCGTTGAaggttttcaaattttttttataagggcAATAAGGGGTTTTGTTTGGTTGTGAAGTTGGGGTTAACATGACTAGGGTTTGGGTTTATTTTGTAAAACTTAAGTTTTGGGAGGGGAAATTGTAGTCTTTTTTCAGGGTTTGTAGTGTTAAATTGTGCTTAGAAGATGTGTTCTGTAATTGCATTGATGGGTTTTGTTGAAGTCAATGCGGTTTTTCTTCTAGGGTTGTGGAAAATGGGATTTTGGAAATGGAGTGAAATAACCCTGATTTAGATAGGGGTTTTGGTTAGaatggtgatttttttatagtcttttgtgtatttttttttgttgttgactATGTGGTGAGAGAAATGCAACCGTCAACTCAGCATTCGCGGGTGAATCTCGTGGAGTTGAAAGTTCAGATAGTGAAGAGAATTGGGGCAGAGAGGTCGAAGTTGTACTTctattatttgaataaatttttgagTTTGAAGCTGAGCAAGGCTGAGTTTAATAAGCTCTGTGTTCGTGTTATTGGGAAAGATAATGTGCTGATACATAATCAATTTATACGTTCGATTTTGAAAAATGCTTGTAATGCCACTGTCCCGCCGCCGCCACCAAGTCGTGATAAGGAGGTTCCTACATCTGCAAGTGATGGGTCGTATTCGTATCCAAATGGGAATGCGGATCTTGCTTCTCATCACTCAACAGTTACAGATGATAATATAGCCTCAGAAGATGGTATACAGAAGCTGGTGCAGCATCATCAAGAAGGGGAAGTTTTCCACCACCCTGCTAAATTACCACTAATAAAACAGTCAACAGATGGTTTAGTTTCTGTACATAGTAAAGAACAGAGTGAAATATCTGAGATATCTACTGTAACTCCACTTCGGGCACCACTTGGAATTCCATTTTGCACCGTGAGTGCAGGTGGTTCCCATAGGCCCTTGACTCTAGCAAGCAAAGATAGATGTGCTAGCTCATATGATAGTGGTGGATTGCTGGACACACAGACGCTAAGAGAGCGAATGCAGCAACTCGCTACAGCACATGGCCTTCATGATGTATCCATGGACTCTGCCAGTTTACTGAACAGTGGCTTGGATGCTTACTTGAAAAGGCTGATCAAGTCCTGCATTGAACTCATTAATAGAAAGCGTGGATGTGATTATTCGACAAAAAGTAATTCCCAGAAGAACCATTCTGAGAGTAAGCATGTTAATGGTTTTCTGCCTGGCCATCATTTTCAGGTGCAAAGTAGCAATATGATTTTGAATGGAAAACAAGAACAGAGATCCCACTTCCCAATATCGTTACTGGATTTCAAGGTTGCAATGGAGCTTAACCCACAGGAGCTTGGAGAAGACTGGCCCTTGCTGCTGGAGAAAATATGCACGCACCCATCAGAAGAATAAAGTCCtggaaaaaaattgtgtttgggATGTGGTTAATTTGGTGGCTGGTCTAAAAGAGCAGATTAACATGTATGCTTGGTTAACAGTGCTGCAGTCACTCCTTTTCATAATCTTGTGAATTAGTTTCCTGCCCTTGTCATACAACTCTGCCTCCAACAAGATAAATTTGAGTCAGAGCAAGAGATTCTTCTGCTATAGCTTCCCTTGATCCAGTGTACCACGTTTTACAGCAACCAATCAAAAGGTACTCAAAGAAAAGAATGCCCTTGCTTGGTTGCACTGCTGTATTCTTAGCTTAGTTTTTCTGCTTTTCTGTAATTTAAAGTTCAGAGAAATTTTTAGAAACAGTTTTGCAGGAATAATTTGTCTAGCTTGTTAGGAAGGTAAAAAACTGCACGATGTAAAAGTTCCTGTACATGTATTCCCTAAAGTAGAATTGTCGGGGTCCTGAATATTAACAAGTTATCAAT is part of the Populus nigra chromosome 8, ddPopNigr1.1, whole genome shotgun sequence genome and harbors:
- the LOC133702251 gene encoding putative glucose-6-phosphate 1-epimerase isoform X2, with translation MALTRSSCVRFEAALRRYTCLEVMSHPGRMNMGKNCFLLVARLYLSLQRLSVEFSNLGSLEPHGFARTRFWSIDNDPPPFPTNSSNKAFIDLILKHSEEDVKIWPHRYEFRLRITLGPGGDLMLTSRIRNTNTDGKSFTFTFAYHTYFHVTDISEVRVEGLETLDYLDNLKNRERFTEQGDAIVFESEVDKVYLRTPTKIAVLDHERKRTFELRKDGLPDAVVWNPWDKKAKTIPDLGDDEYKHMLCVEAACVEKPITLKPGEEWRGRQELSAVPSSYCSGQLNPESAILSEDIGPA
- the LOC133702251 gene encoding putative glucose-6-phosphate 1-epimerase isoform X3, whose amino-acid sequence is MSEETKYVELCKGINGLDKIILREVRGCSAEVYLFGGHVTSWKNEHGEELLFVSSKAIFKPPKAIRGGIPICFPQFSNLGSLEPHGFARTRFWSIDNDPPPFPTNSSNKAFIDLILKHSEEDVKIWPHSEVRVEGLETLDYLDNLKNRERFTEQGDAIVFESEVDKVYLRTPTKIAVLDHERKRTFELRKDGLPDAVVWNPWDKKAKTIPDLGDDEYKHMLCVEAACVEKPITLKPGEEWRGRQELSAVPSSYCSGQLNPESAILSEDIGPA
- the LOC133702251 gene encoding putative glucose-6-phosphate 1-epimerase isoform X1 — encoded protein: MSEETKYVELCKGINGLDKIILREVRGCSAEVYLFGGHVTSWKNEHGEELLFVSSKAIFKPPKAIRGGIPICFPQFSNLGSLEPHGFARTRFWSIDNDPPPFPTNSSNKAFIDLILKHSEEDVKIWPHRYEFRLRITLGPGGDLMLTSRIRNTNTDGKSFTFTFAYHTYFHVTDISEVRVEGLETLDYLDNLKNRERFTEQGDAIVFESEVDKVYLRTPTKIAVLDHERKRTFELRKDGLPDAVVWNPWDKKAKTIPDLGDDEYKHMLCVEAACVEKPITLKPGEEWRGRQELSAVPSSYCSGQLNPESAILSEDIGPA
- the LOC133702001 gene encoding uncharacterized protein LOC133702001 is translated as MQPSTQHSRVNLVELKVQIVKRIGAERSKLYFYYLNKFLSLKLSKAEFNKLCVRVIGKDNVLIHNQFIRSILKNACNATVPPPPPSRDKEVPTSASDGSYSYPNGNADLASHHSTVTDDNIASEDGIQKLVQHHQEGEVFHHPAKLPLIKQSTDGLVSVHSKEQSEISEISTVTPLRAPLGIPFCTVSAGGSHRPLTLASKDRCASSYDSGGLLDTQTLRERMQQLATAHGLHDVSMDSASLLNSGLDAYLKRLIKSCIELINRKRGCDYSTKSNSQKNHSESKHVNGFLPGHHFQVQSSNMILNGKQEQRSHFPISLLDFKVAMELNPQELGEDWPLLLEKICTHPSEE